A single window of Colletes latitarsis isolate SP2378_abdomen chromosome 11, iyColLati1, whole genome shotgun sequence DNA harbors:
- the LOC143347628 gene encoding uncharacterized protein LOC143347628 isoform X4: MKWFLLLLSAQFIMLGMSEEPPGTKEEESIEQPTIEDEGKCEENKSQLENFKEIMLKNKQGSKKEEEVQEYARRLSKIKSRAKLSRRHKEGILPGKGTSVTSDTASANMTEQAINDISQAKTAKAKSTLLQKKLAEDRKVFEQRNKERTETKRAVEEKVEAIRQQLEEKDVSNTDLAIMGLQKDHLSVTPINPIMITSEIMSPIQIENIREKESKIAELNDKILELEATVIDLQENLKEKDSVIDSKTKAVTLMSADLSMKGKMTLDTLEDTKDEMRTMQEHFVLLETSLKNKNENLLMQLQERDNKIVELEESIKRSEQQINEQKLSESASVDFSRSTMDTLVETKEAMKSMQENFVLIESSLKMKNDNLLQQLQDYELKLAEANERVFKLESGIGIERNPTIDDLQYKLEKLEHSNKQLQDEKYELQKSVADLQDKIINVSLHGNGAIIEKDNRIVELENLIEELKQSNTLLEEESKVELQKQLADVTQKNGEYINKIADLENLVHELEEQKSNIAARLSDESAVKDDEKVAKLTKELEELNKSMIKIKAQHRSKVKNLQKQLENFKMVSDTNAELVRLANQVALLEEEKGNLQLNLVDFDELKASAGDWQERIADLESKVSVQSEEIQMQIEAIAALENQKLDLMQEIHTAKQEISSLEAENAESENLRVTAEMKIVNFEEQLEAMHKLENESKLKSSSEVNQADLIKQIETLTQENSELYNRISKLEEKGASDSGSTESFEAIQELDKNDLLKKIEDLTQKNSELTVKLNKVHEKENSQIEYTEPFEANTDLTMKSSQLEEKGSSDTGSTESFERIPGHNESMAKIELLTQENNELVIKLTKLEEQLEYIESTRLVSNADVDMKSKVDNLLEENNNQSLELSKLRMQLTELNEENNNLQKQIEILTEEISSVKSEDRLGKSKREIDFTAQIDELIEEKTLLQKEIKELRNNLEQSHDVVDQGLEINNLKSRIEELLKEKEEIFERLSKLEKFNEKLKEDVTNVTREKDELHIKINQMLPDDSTSERLGVLEKLEKMNQENQELGEQINKLLEKSNKEISEMQQLDEPVSHLHIESMIATSLEQEIEEHKKLIAEQNGLIEEMKIKLTNKEEELEEKAKLIIEYEASGQKMENLESELKEMQEKMEKLRTEKTVIEEEFKVLQNKNEMLLEEKKAKDAENNLLKQQMQDTIVLYESQIQEHLTAASKKENEIVNLKDVIEDKDQELHAKYTELQNKMIMIDQLQDELNNCKMLLKEKDTSITTMFSEIANLNDLTRSKEEEIYSLRKDVDELNDKLKESKPLKDYDELLQELKSKDLILDEIQYRTNATIKENSNLLEKAKNLTQQNGDIQNQLAEKQRELVDLIATKEQLDAQVAESKNDKAKAERQVWELQNIIDNNAKYVEDLQTELRAGYKQIEQLKVKHMEDMELQNQRLESLIEELNSKTQECEMLKGELQEKERLVGQNITEEVKVALEAKVIDLDQKLKDSEGKIQMQLEKMKKIAANLKKKTVVCQELETRVTELEEKWMTEKDEKEAKNKQIQDVELSMREKDNKIADLEEKLIQTRNEITEGLRNIADLICELNSTKEKMTLHTRQITEMDEEIVKLRAELDISKGKIDAEKEAKENVMLEYESYKRQISEENESKQLELNEVKEKARELSVRMQVMEAEYIEQLATIQNLKTEYGLLLSKQTQINEKLENVETESEERRVLIEQMQKSVVSTVTEATQTTGEEIIDDDTKIAGAQRCSHCEQCQTLVQALEAKLQEREAEIENLDNELANSIGNFVQMRESLKFNDLMNQTTMRDRSLNDPYNEILMQYNMLTSSYEEIKAKLDEVLKENKELADTVENLQVANVTLEEKIGAANQTLEENKQNTEKLETDDSLNSDLVKKCESRETELSNVQKEMQVVQERASRLEEQLNLQIASLKSEEEKRIEMEKLLQDTKNSFEQEIESLKTEKDGNQKTVEDLRAELEMYKNQSVESKERSTIVKKEASVFDLPQNEQDNAPLLFDASKIFGAFSGSGSDPLNDIEVKRLQTLLDEKETQCSNLTQQIDYLQKLMVEERSQMTRNFSQQVEELGITQKELHEARANLEKLEQALTEKDGQIDSLNAELRNFSLRITEQRNELILAKDNEIQELNMNLTSTKEALNKLIVEQNEQNVLSESYKSQIAISEAEFKNSADSELIQDLEHRVSNITQERDLLQLQVNDLSRSLEETKNTLEAGRNLQVEMEKIARERDEAKELVANLTKGLEEAYRNSDKTSSVTNTSTKESTPLEETATSATIAEDVKQTAPSDTLAEFTWDAGFAEKLNVDEETWDWNADDAQLAGEHLPTTLLPNAEMQLRAKVDDLQDQIRDLEAERNKLLEENKAAQLRSGRMIKKLKEYKVQVESLQQQLKIQKSASDFYELDSAIEEELKSQISKLEKALNEARDEQKNTVAEKEALTKRLDVVVSANERYMEMKERQDMDMEVLRIRNKELTDKVEAFDQRLQEFGAPRNETVPSKAEAEAIEHRHRRKRSVDSEDLESLCKKYKDEIDDLKDEMEALATENEQLQHFLGEQKTKLSALESKRTADENESLQIVDELNKRISELQGVLSKSREEYDSLKKQYEQSLMDADNQVSIMRQNADYLKEEAFERASKLEMEITILRKQLDTFAVRESEWLKDLEQVLGEKAALEEKLTSLTSASEKQLSTIGASMAEVTDLLNVRIQEVADLKQELQRQYVDHEETKSKLQDTIERVSQEANARKEEAENLRKALNEKENEFVQRQSVETVSALVSQATQELAQKHAIEIEDMEKELRHLKENLSILEQRNDDELKLLKQNLTEKESALESLRSDLSLTKEQLVDKESRVSESERNIEKLLVENVETIGELQSRLSEAEAVSTRAHEYVLHAQGLERELENMRTFMAEKDRTLERYVQESREHEAKLENRDVEINELRVELAMIDALKTELLESTQQINSLSSELDETRRSLNEKTSLLERSNQMLNEKEMELNRLSIEQHDRQQRSVSNVVDGLPLFRMADDSRDLQRTIDAMQVELEKKQGEIQHLKCILEENTYRGMVQEMQDRINSLYNEKAELESFLEVAALRTEEKEKQIDDLKQQIEKQSLESVSKDETNLVTRDRRSVQDQEEIVRLQNELHAKEQEVNELKYVIAEKDSQLSLQASMEPQSDDFESREMVQRLTAELYAKDQEIQHLRSTIVELEKEVSRLRDFERLSDETKDAISKLSLEKEQVRLEAQEFLETKLREKEMEIDEIKQKLLVEKKNIMDELQLRDKDIENLRKQLEESSMLEREAKDKLREKEEESVRLNTDLAEKERRLAELSITKDTELHNLKVQIHEREVRIDELLALSDEEEKQLNELKSNLEARETEINSLKSLLEDKVKEYELIQNVLKKDVSIIDASTSGIVETSGEENKMSTSQELDLALYMLHQRDVRCEELTHELMQLLEERDTLQLRLSNAIRVNEELRKVDTSDHGQKIEASASGSIEPLVEHPSPSKSEGPIEIAREAIDAPIGENKEALAQKIRDQFLEFLRLPVLYKHKGLINVYFKITLLGHDYPFRCICLCCV; encoded by the exons ATGAAGTGGTTTCTACTGTTATTAAGTGCACAGTTTATAATGTTGGGTATGTCGGAAGAACCACCTGGAACAAAGGAAGAGGAATCGATCGAACAACCTACGATAGAGGATGAAGGAAAGTGCGAAGAAAATAAGAGTCAATTGgaaaattttaaagaaattatGCTGAAAAATAAACAAGGTTCGAAAAAGGAAGAGGAGGTCCAG GAATATGCAAGGAGACTTTCCAAAATAAAATCTAGAGCCAAGCTATCGCGTCGACATAAAGAAGGAATTCTGCCTGGTAAAGGCACATCGGTTACATCAGACACAGCTTCGGCTAACATGACCGAACAAGCTATCAATGATATTAGTCAAGCGAAAACTGCAAAAGCAAAGTCTACTTTACTCCAAAAAAAATTGGCAGAAGATAGGAAAGTATTTGAACAACGAAATAAAGAAAGAACCGAAACTAAACGTGCAGTAGAAGAGAAAGTGGAAGCTATTAGGCAACAACTGGAAGAAAAAGATGTATCTAATACAGACTTAGCAATAATGGGTCTGCAAAAGGATCATCTATCGGTAACACCTATTAATCCGATCATGATAACTTCGGAG ATCATGTCACCAATTCAAATTGAGAATATTCGAGAGAAAGAAAGTAAAATTGCGGAACTCAATGATAAAATTTTAGAATTAGAAGCCACTGTTATTGATCTTCAAgagaatttaaaagaaaaagactCTGTTATTGACTCTAAAACAAAAGCAGTTACACTTATGTCTGCAGACCTTTCAATGAAAGGTAAAATGACGTTAGATACCCTTGAAGATACAAAAGACGAAATGCGAACAATGCAGGAGCATTTCGTACTTTTAGAGacatcgttaaaaaataaaaatgaaaatctatTAATGCAATTACAAGAAAGAGATAACAAAATAGTAGAATtagaagaatcaattaaacggtCTGAGCAACAGATTAACGAGCAAAAGTTATCCGAGTCGGCAAGTGTCGATTTTTCTCGTTCTACAATGGATACTTTGGTGGAAACTAAAGAAGCCATGAAATCGATGCAAGAAAATTTTGTACTTATAGAATcttcattaaaaatgaaaaatgacaaTCTTCTTCAACAACTGCAAGATTATGAATTAAAGCTAGCAGAAGCTAATGAACGAGTATTTAAACTAGAATCTGGTATTGGAATAGAAAGAAATCCAACAATTGACGATTTACAgtataaattagaaaaattagaacATAGTAATAAACAATTACAGGATGAAAAGTATGAATTACAAAAAAGTGTTGCTGATCTTcaagataaaattataaatgtttCTTTACATGGTAACGGGGCAATAATAGAAAAGGATAATAGAATAGTTGAACTTGAAAACTTAATAGAAGAACTAAAGCAATCTAATACGCTTCTTGAGGAAGAGTCTAAAGTAGAATTGCAAAAACAATTAGCCGATGTGACACAGAAAAATGGAGAGTACATAAATAAAATAGCTGATCTTGAAAATTTAGTACATGAACTTGAAGAACAAAAAAGTAATATCGCAGCTAGATTATCCGATGAAAGTGCTGTGAAAGACGACGAAAAAGTAGCAAAACTCACCAAGGAATTAGaagaattaaataaaagtaTGATAAAAATTAAAGCACAACATAGGAGTAAAGTGAAAAATTTACAGAAACAATTGGAGAATTTCAAAATG GTGTCCGACACAAACGCAGAACTTGTCAGGCTGGCAAACCAAGTGGCATTATTAGAGGAGGAGAAAGGTAACCTTCAGCTGAATCTGGTAGACTTTGACGAGCTTAAAG CTTCAGCAGGAGACTGGCAAGAACGTATTGCCGACCTTGAAAGTAAAGTTTCTGTTCAGTCGGAAGAAATTCAAATGCAAATTGAAGCTATTGCTGCTTTAGAGAATCAAAAGTTGGATTTAATGCAAG AAATTCATACGGCAAAACAGGAAATTTCATCTTTAGAAGCGGAAAATGCAGAATCTGAAAATCTGCGAGTAACAGCAGAAATGAAAATTGTTAATTTTGAAGAGCAATTAGAGGCTATGCATAAATTGGAAAATGAAAGTAAATTGAAATCCTCGTCAGAAGTTAATCAAGCAGATCTGATTAAGCAGATAGAAACATTAACGCAAGAAAATAGTGAACTGTATAATAGAATATCCAAGTTGGAAGAAAAAGGTGCTTCTGACTCTGGATCCACCGAGTCGTTTGAAGCCATTCAAGAATTGGACAAAAATGATTTGTTGAAAAAGATCGAGGACTTAACGCAGAAAAATAGTGAATTGACAGTTAAATTGAACAAAGTtcacgaaaaagaaaattcacAGATTGAATATACAGAACCGTTCGAAGCGAATACCGATTTAACAATGAAATCAAGTCAGCTGGAAGAAAAGGGATCTTCTGACACTGGTTCAACAGAATCTTTTGAACGTATTCCAGGACACAATGAAAGTATGGCAAAAATTGAGCTCCTTACTCAAGAAAATAATGAACTAGTAATTAAGCTTACAAAACTTGAGGAGCAGTTAGAATATATAGAATCAACTCGATTGGTGTCTAACGCGGACGTTGATATGAAATCAAAAGTTGATAATTTGctagaagaaaataataatcaatCTCTAGAATTGTCAAAACTTAGAATGCAACTGACAGAACTTAACGAAGAgaataataatttacaaaaacaaatcgaaatattgaccgaagaaaTCTCGTCTGTTAAATCAGAGGATCGTCTCGGAAAATCAAAGAGAGAAATTGATTTTACAGCACAAATCGACGAGTTGATAGAAGAGAAAACTCTTCTTCAAAAGGAGATAAAAGAATTGCGTAATAACTTGGAACAATCACACGACGTCGTTGATCAGGGtcttgaaataaataatttgaaatcGAGAATAGAAGAATTGTTAAAAGAGAaagaagaaatattcgaaaggttatcGAAGCTTGAAAAGTTTAACGAGAAATTGAAGGAAGACGTAACTAATGTTACCCGCGAAAAGGATGaattacatataaaaattaaccAAATGTTACCCGACGATTCGACCAGCGAAAGGTTAGGGGTTCttgaaaaattggaaaaaatgAATCAGGAGAACCAGGAACTTGGCGAACAAATtaacaaacttttagaaaaatcTAATAAAGAAATATCTGAAATGCAACAATTAGATGAACCTGTGTCCCATCTACATATAGAGTCGATGATTGCTACTTCTCTGGAACAAGAAATAGAAGAGCATAAAAAATTGATTGCCGAACAAAATGGCTTAATCGAAGAAATGAAGATTAAACTTACGAATAAAGAAGAAGAATTAGAAGAGAAAGCTAAGCTGATTATAGAATACGAAGCATCTGGACAGAAAATGGAGAATTTAGAAAGTGAATTGAAAGAAATGCAGGAGAAAATGGAGAAACTACGGACAGAAAAAACTGTTATAGAAGAAGAATTTAAAgtgttacaaaataaaaatgaaatgttGCTCGAGGAGAAGAAAGCAAAAGATGCggaaaataatttattgaaaCAGCAAATGCAAGATACTATAGTTTTATACGAGTCACAGATCCAAGAGCACCTTACAGCAGCGTctaaaaaagaaaacgaaatcGTCAATTTAAAAGATGTTATCGAAGATAAGGATCAAGAACTGCATGCCAAATATAcggaattacaaaataaaatgatTATGATAGATCAATTACAAGACGAATTGAATAATTGTAAAATGTTACTTAAAGAAAAGGATACCTCGATTACGACCATGTTTAGTGAAATTGCAAATCTTAACGACTTAACGAGAAGCAAAGAAGAAGAAATATATTCTTTGCGAAAAGATGTCGATGAATTAAATGACAAGTTAAAGGAATCAAAACCATTGAAAGACTATGATGAATTATTACAGGAATTGAAAAGTAAGGACTTGATTCTCGATGAAATTCAGTATAGAACGAATGCCACCATAAAAGAGAACAgtaatttattagaaaaagcGAAGAATCTAACTCAACAAAATGGTGATATTCAAAATCAATTAGCTGAAAAGCAACGCGAACTTGTTGATTTAATAGCAACGAAAGAACAATTAGATGCACAAGTTGCGGAATCTAAGAATGACAAGGCTAAAGCCGAAAGACAAGTTTGGGAATTGCAGAACATTATAGATAACAATGCTAAATATGTCGAAGATTTACAAACAGAATTGAGGGCTGGATACAAACAAATAGAACAACTTAAGGTAAAACATATGGAAGATATGGAATTACAAAATCAGAGACTGGAAAGCCTAATCGAAGAACTGAATTCCAAAACACAAGAATGTGAGATGTTGAAAGGTGAATTACAAGAAAAGGAGAGACTCGTTGGACAAAACATAACGGAAGAAGTTAAAGTCGCTTTGGAAGCCAAGGTTATCGACTTGGATCAGAAATTGAAAGACTCCGAAGGTAAAATACAAATGCAATTGGAAAAGATGAAGAAAATAGCAGCGAATCTAAAGAAGAAAACGGTAGTGTGCCAAGAACTTGAGACAAGAGTCACTGAACTCGAAGAAAAATGGATGACCGAAAAAGACGAGAAAGAAGCTAAAAACAAACAAATTCAGGACGTGGAGCTCTCGATGCGCGAAAAGGATAATAAAATAGCTGATTTAGAGGAAAAGTTAATACAGAcgagaaatgaaattacagaaggtTTAAGGAATATCGCTGACCTCATATGCGAATTAAACAGTACAAAAGAGAAAATGACTTTGCATACTCGACAAATTACAGAAATGGATGAGGAAATTGTAAAACTAAGAGCAGAGTTGGATATTTCGAAGGGTAAGATCGACGCGGAGAAAGAAGCTAAAGAAAACGTAATGTTGGAATACGAAAGTTACAAGCGACAAATTTCCGAAGAGAACGAGTCTAAACAATTAGAATTGAACGAAGTGAAGGAGAAAGCAAGAGAACTTAGCGTACGGATGCAAGTTATGGAGGCAGAATATATCGAACAACTCGCGACGATACAGAATCTTAAAACCGAGTATGGTTTATTGCTATCGAAGCAAACGCAAATCaatgaaaaattagaaaatgttGAAACAGAGTCGGAAGAACGAAGAGTGTTGATCGAACAGATGCAAAAGAGTGTCGTTAGTACCGTGACAGAGGCTACGCAAACTACGGGAGAAGAAATTATCGACGACGACACGAAGATTGCTGGAGCACAACGTTGCAGTCATTGCGAACAATGTCAAACTCTGGTCCAAGCATTAGAGGCAAAACTGCAGGAGCGAGAGgcggaaattgaaaatttggacAACGAGTTGGCTAATTCTATTGGTAATTTCGTTCAAATGCGGGAATCCCTTAAGTTCAACGACTTGATGAATCAAACTACGATGAGGGATAGATCGTTAAACGATCCTTATAACGAAATTTTAATGCAATATAACATGTTGACGTCGAGTTACGAAGAGATAAAAGCAAAGCTAGACGAGGTACTGAAGGAAAATAAGGAGCTAGCGGATACAGTTGAGAATTTACAAGTTGCAAACGTTACTTTGGAGGAAAAGATAGGCGCGGCGAATCAAACGCTCGAAGAAAACAAACAGAATACAGAAAAGTTAGAAACCGACGATTCTTTGAATTCCGATTTGGTGAAGAAATGCGAATCCCGGGAAACGGAATTATCGAACGTGCAGAAAGAAATGCAGGTTGTTCAGGAACGCGCCAGTCGACTCGAGGAACAATTGAATCTCCAGATAGCTTCGCTTAAATCCGAGGAGGAGAAACGGATCGAAATGGAAAAGTTGTTGCAAGATACCAAAAACAGTTTCGAGCAAGAAATCGAGTCTCTGAAAACCGAAAAGGATGGAAATCAGAAAACGGTGGAAGATCTGAGGGCCGAGTTGGAGATGTATAAAAATCAAAGCGTAGAATCTAAGGAGAGATCAACGATCGTTAAAAAAGAAGCATCTGTGTTCGATTTACCACAAAACGAACAAGACAATGCGCCTCTGTTGTTCGACGCTTCCAAAATATTTGGCGCGTTCTCCGGTTCCGGTTCCGATCCTTTGAACGACATCGAAGTAAAGAGATTACAGACTTTATTGGACGAAAAGGAAACGCAATGCTCCAATCTTACCCAGCAGATCGATTACTTGCAGAAACTGATGGTCGAAGAAAGATCACAGATGACGCGGAACTTTAGTCAACAGGTCGAGGAATTAGGAATTACTCAGAAGGAGTTGCACGAGGCACGAGCAAATTTGGAAAAATTAGAACAAGCTCTGACCGAGAAGGACGGACAGATTGATTCTTTAAATGCAGAGCTGCGAAATTTCAGTCTACGGATAACGGAACAGCGGAACGAGTTAATATTAGCTAAAGACAATGAGATACAGGAATTGAATATGAATCTAACTTCGACGAAGGAAGCGTTAAATAAACTGATCGTCGAGCAGAACGAACAAAACGTTTTGTCGGAGTCGTACAAATCGCAAATCGCCATTTCGGAAGCGGAATTCAAGAACTCGGCCGACTCGGAATTGATACAGGATCTGGAGCATCGCGTTTCGAACATCACGCAAGAGAGGGACTTGCTTCAGTTGCAGGTGAACGATTTGTCTAGATCGTTGGAAGAGACGAAGAATACTCTCGAGGCTGGAAGAAATTTACAAGTGGAAATGGAGAAAATCGCACGGGAAAGGGACGAGGCGAAAGAGCTCGTCGCGAATCTCACCAAGGGTTTGGAGGAGGCTTATAGAAATTCTGATAAGACGTCTAGCGTTACGAACACGTCTACCAAAGAATCGACGCCCTTAGAGGAAACAGCCACTTCAGCAACGATCGCTGAAGACGTTAAGCAAACTGCACCTTCGGATACGCTGGCTGAATTCACATGGGACGCGGGTTTCGCAGAGAAACTGAACGTCGACGAGGAAACCTGGGATTGGAACGCGGACGATGCCCAATTAGCTGGCGAACACCTCCCCACCACTTTGCTACCCAACGCGGAAATGCAATTACGAGCAAAAGTGGACGATCTTCAAGACCAGATCAGAGACTTGGAAGCAGAGAGGAACAAACTGCTGGAAGAAAACAAGGCCGCTCAGCTGAGAAGCGGACGAATGATAAAGAAGCTGAAAGAGTACAAGGTGCAGGTGGAGAGTCTTCAGCAACAGTTGAAGATACAGAAGTCGGCGAGCGATTTCTACGAGCTCGATTCCGCGATAGAGGAAGAGCTAAAGTCTCAGATCAGTAAATTGGAGAAGGCTTTGAACGAGGCGAGGGACGAGCAGAAGAACACCGTGGCCGAGAAAGAGGCGTTGACGAAACGTTTGGACGTAGTTGTCTCCGCGAACGAAAGGTACATGGAGATGAAAGAGAGGCAGGACATGGACATGGAGGTATTGCGTATACGAAACAAAGAATTGACGGATAAAGTCGAAGCCTTCGATCAAAGGTTGCAGGAGTTTGGCGCCCCTCGAAACGAAACCGTTCCATCGAAAGCTGAGGCGGAAGCGATCGAGCACCGTCATCGACGAAAGAGATCCGTCGATAGCGAGGACCTGGAGAGCCTGTGCAAAAAGTACAAGGACGAAATCGACGATCTCAAGGACGAAATGGAAGCCCTAGCGACGGAGAACGAGCAACTGCAGCATTTCTTGGGGGAACAAAAGACGAAATTGTCCGCTTTGGAGTCGAAACGAACGGCGGACGAGAACGAGTCGCTTCAGATCGTGGACGAACTGAACAAAAGGATTTCGGAGTTGCAAGGTGTGTTGAGCAAGTCGAGGGAGGAGTACGACTCGCTGAAGAAACAGTACGAGCAGAGTTTGATGGACGCTGACAATCAGGTCTCGATAATGAGGCAGAACGCGGATTATTTGAAAGAAGAGGCGTTCGAGAGGGCCAGCAAATTGGAGATGGAAATAACCATTTTGCGTAAGCAGTTGGATACGTTCGCTGTGCGCGAGAGCGAGTGGCTGAAGGATTTGGAGCAAGTGCTAGGAGAAAAAGCTGCGTTGGAGGAGAAACTGACCAGTTTAACGTCTGCTTCCGAGAAGCAGTTGTCGACTATCGGTGCGTCGATGGCGGAAGTGACCGATCTCTTGAACGTCAGGATACAGGAAGTCGCTGATCTGAAGCAGGAACTTCAAAGGCAGTACGTGGACCACGAAGAAACCAAGTCTAAGCTGCAGGATACCATAGAGCGTGTAAGCCAGGAAGCGAACGCGAGGAAGGAAGAAGCTGAGAATCTAAGGAAGGCGCTCAACGAGAAGGAGAACGAATTCGTGCAAAGGCAAAGCGTGGAGACAGTCAGTGCTCTCGTCAGCCAAGCCACGCAAGAACTCGCTCAAAAACACGCGATAGAGATCGAGGATATGGAAAAAGAGCTACGTCACCTCAAAGAAAATCTATCCATACTGGAACAACGCAACGATGACGAACTTAAATTGTTGAAACAGAATTTAACGGAGAAAGAGTCAGCCCTGGAGTCCCTTCGATCGGATTTATCTCTCACAAAAGAACAGTTGGTCGATAAAGAGTCACGAGTGTCTGAAAGCGAGAGAAATATTGAGAAACTCTTGGTAGAAAACGTGGAAACGATCGGTGAATTGCAGAGCCGTTTGAGCGAGGCGGAAGCAGTCTCCACTCGTGCGCACGAGTACGTTTTGCACGCTCAGGGCTTGGAACGAGAGCTCGAAAACATGAGAACGTTCATGGCGGAGAAGGACAGGACCCTCGAACGATACGTTCAAGAGTCCAGGGAGCACGAAGCAAAATTGGAGAATCGCGATGTCGAGATAAACGAACTTCGCGTGGAATTAGCGATGATCGACGCCCTGAAGACCGAGTTGCTAGAGAGTACTCAACAGATAAACAGTTTAAGTTCGGAACTGGATGAAACGCGACGCAGTTTGAACGAGAAGACGTCGTTACTGGAGAGGAGCAATCAAATGCTGAACGAGAAAGAAATGGAATTAAACAGGCTGTCGATAGAACAACACGACAGACAACAACGTAGCGTTTCTAACGTAGTCGATGGTTTACCTCTTTTCAGAATGGCGGACGACAGTCGCGATCTGCAACGGACGATAGACGCTATGCAGGTCGAGTTGGAGAAGAAGCAAGGCGAGATACAGCATCTTAAatgtattttggaggagaacacgTACCGTGGTATGGTTCAAGAGATGCAGGATAGAATAAATTCTCTGTACAACGAGAAAGCCGAGTTGGAGTCCTTTCTGGAGGTGGCCGCGCTGAGAACCGAGGAAAAGGAGAAGCAGATCGACGATCTGAAGCAGCAAATCGAAAAGCAAAGTCTCGAATCCGTCTCGAAGGACGAAACGAATTTGGTTACCAGAGATAGAAGGTCCGTTCAGGATCAGGAGGAGATCGTACGGCTGCAGAACGAGTTGCACGCCAAAGAGCAAGAGGTGAACGAGTTGAAGTACGTGATAGCCGAGAAAGATTCACAGTTGTCGCTTCAAGCGAGCATGGAACCGCAATCGGACGATTTCGAGTCGCGTGAAATGGTACAGAGGTTGACTGCTGAACTGTACGCCAAAGATCAGGAGATACAACATTTGAGGTCGACCATCGTGGAATTGGAGAAGGAGGTGTCGCGTCTTCGAGATTTCGAGAGGCTTTCCGACGAAACGAAGGACGCCATATCGAAGCTCAGCCTGGAGAAGGAGCAGGTTCGATTGGAGGCACAAGAATTCCTGGAAACGAAGCTCAGAGAAAAGGAGATGGAGATAGACGAGATAAAGCAGAAGCTGCTTGTCGAGAAGAAAAATATTATGGACGAGTTACAGTTGAGGGACAAAGACATCGAGAATCTGAGAAAACAGCTTGAGGAGTCTTCCATGTTGGAACGAGAAGCAAAGGATAAGTTACGCGAGAAGGAAGAGGAATCTGTCCGATTGAACACTGATTTGGCGGAGAAGGAGCGTAGGTTGGCAGAATTGAGTATCACCAAGGATACGGAGCTTCACAATCTGAAGGTTCAAATTCACGAGAGGGAGGTTCGTATTGACGAGCTCCTTGCGTTGTCCGACGAAGAGGAAAAGCAGCTTAACGAGTTGAAGAGTAATTTGGAGGCGAGAGAGACGGAAATCAATTCGTTGAAGTCGCTTCTGGAGGATAAAGTGAAGGAGTACGAATTGATCCAGAATGTGTTGAAGAAGGACGTTTCTATTATCGATGCGTCCACGTCTGGAATCGTCGAAACTTCTGGAGAAGAGAACAAAATGTCGACCTCGCAAGAATTGGACCTTGCTCTTTACATGCTTCATCAACGGGACGTCCGTTGCGAAGAATTGACGCACGAGTTGATGCAGCTGCTCGAAGAACGTGATACGTTACAATTGCGTTTGTCTAACGCGATAAGGGTAAACGAGGAATTAAGGAAGGTTGATACTTCTGACCACGGCCAGAAGATCGAGGCATCTGCTTCCGGGAGCATAGAACCGCTTGTGGAACATCCGTCGCCCTCAAAGTCCGAGGGACCGATCGAGATAGCCAGAGAAGCCATCGATGCACCGATCGGAGAAAACAAGGAGGCTCTTGCTCAGAA AATACGTGACCAATTTTTGGAGTTCCTACGTTTACCAGTATTGTACAAACACAAAGGTttgataaatgtttattttaaaatcaCGCTTCTGGGCCACGATTACCCATTTAGATGTATTTGCTTGTGTTGTGTGTAA